In the genome of Jaculus jaculus isolate mJacJac1 chromosome 11, mJacJac1.mat.Y.cur, whole genome shotgun sequence, the window tgaactcatggcagttctcctacctccacctcttgagggctggtattaaagatgtgtgacaccatgccttgCTTGTTCTGAAATATTTAACTCTCTTTGTTACTCTTGGAGGTGGGGTTTTTACTAGCATGATGTTCCTTAACTAGCCATTGCTGCTTGTGTTTTTATATAGAAGCCAGTTGGTTTCTGCATGCTGTTATCTGTTCTGCTCTTGCTGAATTCTTTCTTGTTCATGTTCATTTATTACTGCCTCTCCAGGACTTTCTAGGTGTACTACCAGTCTGCAAGCTTAGCTGCTCTGCTGCTTCTCATCCTGGTGCTAATGCCTGGTAAACACAGTGAAGATAGTGCATAACCTTATCTTTGGCCTGTTCATGATGGAAATGCCACTGTTAAGAGGCTGGTTGTTggtgctaaagagatggctaagtggttaagggcacttgcttgccaacTCTTGACAGCCCagcttcagttcctcagtacccacgtgtactcagatgctcaaaggggcgcatgtgtctggagtttgtggcaggAGGCACTAGCatgcttcttccctctctctacttgcaaataagttaaaaagattttttttttttttgtttttcgaggtagggtttcactagtccaagctgacctggaattcactatgtagtctcagggtggcctcgaactcacagtgatccacctaccctacctctgcctcccaagtgccgaggttaaaggcgtgtaccaccatgcccaccctgataaaaataacttttaatgggctggagagattgctcagtggtttaggcatcTGTTTGCAAGgtctaaaggcctgggttcaagtctgcACCCTGCTTGCTgcattatttgattaaaaaataatcaaactttgaaactgggtgtggtggttcacgcctttaatcccagcactcaggaagcagaggtagaagaatcaccatgagcttgaggccatcctgagactacatagtgaattccaggtcagcctggactacagcgagaccctacctcaaaaataaataaataaataaataaataaataaataaataaataaataaataaatcagactttgaatgCTAACTAGTGACACTGGTTGTACCTTCTTCATCATATGGAGCACTTCTTGGCCTCAGCTCTGATTTTTCTGCTCTTCACTggtccttttttttaaatgttggtttttccaggtagggtctcagcccaggctgacctgaaattctgtgtgtagtctcaggctggcctcgaactcagtgccATACTTTTTAtcactgcctcccatgtgctgggagaaacagagaggcaAGATGATTGCTtcaagtttgaagctagcctgaacATAgggagactttttcttttttttatttaaagacattattattttggggggtatTAACTATCAGGATTGCTAAATTAGTCTATCACTGAACCAACTATCTTAATTTTGGTTTCTGACCTGCAGAAAaatatgaagatctgagttcttCGGATGAGTCCTTCCCTGTTCCTCAGCGACAGAGGCCCTATCGGAAGAAGGGCCTCAGCATTCACGAGGGGCCACGTGCCCTGGCCAGGATCACAGCTGTTGGACTTGGAGGCAAGACCACGCAGCCCAGCTATGGTGAGAGTCCCCTTTCCCAAGGGTTCACTGGTAGAGGAATATCTCCAGACTGTGTTGATGGATACAGGACTTTTTCCAGAATTTACGCTGCTGGGGTGTTCGGTAGGAGTGAGGCTCACATTGTGTGTTGTGCCATGCTGAGCATCAAATTAGGGTCTTAAGAATGCTAGGCAAGCTCCCTTCTCAGTTACAGACTGCCTGCTCACAGGCAGATAGGTTGCCGAATGAAGAAGCTTGTATTGCTGTTGTTCCTTTCTAGCCCAGAGCCTCTTCCCTGGCAGTATTCATGTATTAAAAACAAGCCGTGgcagctgaggatgtagctctggtccacttgcctagcatgcataaggccttaGGTTCCATCCCTAGCAGAGGGCTTGTGTTAAGTCAGGGTCTGTGGAAGGGTGGTGCTAGCTGTACTCCGCTAACAGAAATGCCGTGGGGGAGTGGTCCTTTTCCAGTTGAAGAGTCTTTAGGGCTAGCCTGCCACTGCCCACCTCTCTCTGACAAAGTAGCAGGTACTCTCCCTAGGTGCTGGCCCTGGCTCCACCAGGGCATCGCTTTCTGTGTGTAAACTGCAGGTGACAGTCACCACCAGACTATTGTGCAAGCAGATGAGCTGGCAGCTGTGAGGCTTCCTGCCTATCTAAATCTTGGGCCTTCCTTACCCCAAGTACCCTCAGAGGGTTAATACCTATGGAACAAGGGTGGTGCCTCAGTGGTGTTCACGAGGGCTTACACACCTATTCCCTACAGAACAGGTGCCTCCACGGGGCTACGTGACCTTCACCAGCAGTGATGACAACCCCCTGGCAAGTGAAGGTCTCTGCTGCAGAGATGTCACCTCCCCCATCAACGAGCGCGATGtggagagcagcagcagcagcagccgcggTACGCTGTGGTAGGCTCCTGTGCCTGTGAGGAGAGCCAGTCTGCCATAACAGCTGAGGGAAGTGTCTGGCCCAGGGTTCTCACAGGCTGGAGCCATTCAAAATGCACAGGGTCAGCTCTGAGGCCTTTAAAGCTCTCATAGAGGCAGTTGGCACCACTTTACCATTTGCCTGCCCGCCCCAAGCACCATCCTAGATGTGGTGGATTTGTGAGCATGTAGAAAAGACAAGCACCGCCATTCTGTCTGAGAGTTGGGATGGGCAGCCAGGTGAGCAGGCAGTGCCGGGCTGTGTAGATTGCTGCTAAGAACTGAGCCCACAAAGCTCAGCCATGCCATCTTCCCTGTTACCAGAAGAACCTGCTTTCTGTGCCAGCCTTGGGCCTGtgtggagaagcagcagcagcgagGGCCTGGCTAGAGCCCAGGGGCTCAGCAGTGAAGCCTCCTTGGAGAGCAATGAGGtgacactccctctccctcctttcctggtGTCATGGGAGATCACTGACCGTTATGTGAGATAGGCAGAAGTTTACTGTGTGCCTGCCTCAtgccctgaggatactcaaagctTAGGTTGGGGACGGGGGCTGCATGCAGGGAGGTCACAAAGGAAGCCTATGTGGCAAGATGGGGGACATCTCATTAAAGGGTCCAAGCCTCACAAAACCAGACCTAGGTCATATGAAGTGGCCAGAGGTGTGGTGCTGACAGGAGCGAGGCTTGAGTCCCTGTACACCCCCTTAATGCAGGATTCCGATCATGCCCACAAAAGCTCTGTTCGCAAACAAACCAAGAGTTATTTGAAGACCAAGAGTCGTTACAGCAACAGTGACAGCCAGTGGCCTCCCAGCACAGGGACTGCCTGTACACCAGCATCTGACCCCCAAACTGAGAGGCCACCTTACTCAGGACCCCAGGTAAGAACACTGGGGAAACTAGCATCTGCATGCTTGAAGAGGTGGAAGCTCTGTGACTTGGGAGGCATTTATTGTGTATGCATGATTGGCCAAGCTCTGCAGAGAGGAGAGGCTTTCGAGTTTCTCATAAGTGACCTGGAAAGTGACTTGGCTCAGAGACAGCTCCTGATGAGCAGCAGCTCTCTGCAGAGTTGATGTTGCAGCTTGTCCCACCCTGGGTGTGTGTCAAGGGTCCAGGATTTGTAGTATAGTTGGCTGTCCCTTACAAAACCAAGGTTCTGAGTAGCCATTAAATGTCCCAGGGCCTGGACATGAAACAAGGAGGTAGTGGAGGAGAGCAACAGGCATCACCAGagcatcttaaaattttttttgtttattttactttttttgagagcgacagagagagaatgggcacaccagggcctccagccaatgcaaacgaagtccagagtgtgtgcccccttgtgcatctggctaatgtgggtcctggggagtttaggcttcacaggcaagcacttaactgctaagccatctcttcagccccatcagAGCGTCTCTCGGGAAGCCTCAGCCTCCCTGTGTCCCCTGTTCTGCTCAAGGCACTGAAGCTGGAGGGGAGAGTTGGGAACCTCTAGTAGTTAGTATTGAGCTCAGAATGGGGAGGAAGCCAGTTCTTAGTCACTAGACACCTCTTGTCCCCCAGGCCTCCCACATCTCCTTCGTTCTCCAGGATCTTGCCACGCTGCTGGAGCAAATAGGATGTCTGAAGTACCTGCCAGTGTTCGAGGAGCAGGATGTGGATTTGCGAATTTTCCTGACACTCACTGAGAGCGATCTGAAGGAAATTGGTATCACGTGAGTCCCCAGGGGCACACCTCCTTATTAAACCACACATTCTGTGGCCAGGGTTACACTACTTCCCAGCCTGGGTTTGTCCTGCTCACCATAAGGCTCAGGTTCACATGACCTAAGATAGCCCAGCTTCTAGAGGCCGAACTCTTGAACATTGGCAGCTCactgttttaagaattttttgtttttgcttttcaaggttgggccccactctagcccaggctgacctggaacttactatatagcctcaggtggccttgaatttatggcaatcctcctacctctgcctcccaagtgctgggattaaaggtgtgcgcccccatccAGACTTCGTTCTTTCtttactctttcttcctttctttctctcttggttcCCACAATGGAAACTCATGTCCCTCAGGCATTCTTCATGTTCTTTTAAACCCTTTTTccatcatcttttatttatttatttatttgcatgtggttAGGATGTCTGTGGTATATGTACGTGCATGTGCTTATGAAGTGGCCCAGCAGAAGCCAGAGGATTTGGAGTGTCCCATTCCATCACTCTTCAGCCCATTCTTActtgagtctcttactgattccagaacttGCCTTCTGTACCCCTGTAAGTCCTAATGATTTTCCAGTTTCTGCTACCTGCAGGACTGGGGCTATAtatatgcccagctgtttaaatGGATGCTGGGGGGATGGAAATAAATAAcacaccattgagccatcttacTCCATTGTCTTAAGTTTGCTGGTTCTTTCCTTTGCCTGCACACATCTGCTTTTAACTGCTTATGAGTTCATTTTTCAGTTACTGTACTTTTCAGTTCAAGTTTGCTTTTCTATGTTTGACTATCTTTAGTTCTTTGAATTtcatgggtttttgttgttgttgtttttatgagTGAAggagagtaagggagagagaattggtgcaccaggtcctccagccactgcagccgaactacagacgtgtgtgtgtcaccttgtgcgcatgtgcaaccttgtgcactgtgtcaccttgggtgtctggcttacatggtgcctggagagttgaacatgggtccttaggcttcgcaggcaagcaccctaactgctgagccatctctccagccctgcaattgcTTTTGCATGTCCTCGTCTTATCATCTGGCTCccagatggggagaatggagagaGAAACACTTTGCCCTTTAAGTCCCCTGGACATTGCTTTAGGCCGAGGGGAAGGGACTTTCATCAGTGCCCATCAGTGACCAGAATTCCTACACTTGTCATTAGGGGGACAAAGGCTGCACTGCCTCCCTTGCTTCTTGCAGGTAGACCCAGATGGCTGCTGCTGTGCTCAGAGCTGAACTTAGCCTGAGTTGGCTGCACTTACCATCCAAGCCTTCTGTAGACgccaaggtggcccatgcgtatCCTGCAGAGCAGTGTCCTGTAGGGGAGACATTTCCTGGGGACCTTTCCAGAATCCTCCCTTTGGGTTCACCATAATAGCTCCTGCAGAGCCAGTGATGTCTGCGGCTCTGGGAAGCTTTTTGTTGCTTTCTTCTGCCCCAGTCTCCCTGCAGCCTCTCCAGACCATCACAGCTaggggatggccttgaacttaaggtggCCCAACGTTCACACACATGGCAAATACCAACATGCGCCCTCTGATTCATCCCTTCAGGTTGTTTGGGCCCAAAAGGAAGATGACTTCTGCCATTGCCCGCTGGCACAGTAGTGCTCGTCCCCCCAGTGACTCCCTGGAGCTGGCCTACGCCGATCGGCTGGAGGCTGAGATGCAGGAGCTTGCTATCCAGCTGCACAGAGCAAGTGGGGAGCTTGGGCAGTGGGCACGTCCAGAACTGCGTGATACAGGAAGCTTGTGGGGTGGGTGGTGAAGTCAGtcagatggagacaggagagctTGAGGCCCAGGAAAAAGTGGTTACTCAGAGCCCAAGGGAGCAGTTCCAGAGCAGTCTGAAGTGGAGGTGGGAAGAGGTGGTCAGAATCAGCTTGACAAGGCTCCAGGCCCTGTGGTGAGCCAGGGCGCTGTGGACCTTGGACCCTCCAGCCTGGCATTTGTCTGCAGCGCTGtgaggaggctgaggccctgCGTGGTCAGGTGTTCCAGGAGCAGGAGCTGCGGGCCGTGGTAGAGAGCTGCCTGCTGGAACAGGACAGTGCGCAAAAGGACATGCAGACCCACCTGCAGGAGGCCTGGACCCTGGCCCAGGATGCTGCCCTTGTCCTCGACCAGCTGCGGTAAGTGCTGTCAGGTTCTCACTCATCAGTCCCTTCCTACTCCTCTAAATGAGGGGGGATCACAGTGCTGCCCCCGCATCCCTTGGGCCCTGCCTCCCACAGTATAGACCCAGGCATTGACATGGGCTGAGCACTGGAGTTGGTCTGGCCAGCACAGCTTCCGCGGCTGCTTGCCAAGCCTGGTCGTAGGGCTAAGGCAACTCTTTGCCCTTGGGGTTGGGGCTAGGAGTTCAGCAGGGGGGCCTCTGTCTCACTACACTTGATCTTGTGTCCTGCAGGGCTTATCAGGCTGAGCTGTCAGCCCGAGTGAGACAAGACCAGTCCCCTAGCACAACCACCCTGAGCCCATCCCTTCTCCCAGCAGGTAAGAGGAGGTACAGCTTGGCTCTAGACTAGGCTGAAGGGTGGGCTAGAAGCCCTAGATGGCATATCGCATCAGCATCACCACCTCAATGCTCTGTGAGCACCATCTGTGTCCAGCGATAAGTTTTTGAGGagccaaggctcttggctgaACCTGTGATTGGAGATGTACTGTTCCTCCCCCCCTCTTTTCCTGGGAGGGAGGAAGTGACATGCCCACCAGACAGTGTCATGGCAGACAGTGCTGTTCATTTAGTGGTTAGGGCCACTCTTGAGTCCATCTCTGCATGGGTCCGAGACCCTCACTCCTTCCTTGGGCTGAGTATCAACTGGCAGTGCATTTTAATGCCCCACAGACTTCTAGTTGGGGACAACGTGACAAGGCACCCTAGCTTTGGGCTTTGGGGTTCACTTGTGTACCAGCACCTGTGTGGGACACACCTAGGTCAACCCACTCTCTTGTACTGCAGATCTCAAAGGCTGGCCTCCATCCCTGCAGGCCTTG includes:
- the Anks3 gene encoding ankyrin repeat and SAM domain-containing protein 3 isoform X2, with protein sequence MSELSDEASEPELLNRSLSMWHGLGTQVSREELDVPLDLHTAASIGQYEVVKECVQRGELDLNKKNGGGWTPLMYASYIGHDTIVHLLLEAGVSVNVPTPEGQTPLMLASSCGNESIAYFLLQQGAELEMKDIHGWTALFHCTSAGHQQMVKFLLDSGANANVREPVYGFTPLMEAAASGHEIIVQYFLNHGVKVDTRDHSGATAQMLARQYGHMKIVALMDTHSPALPKGLYRSSEKYEDLSSSDESFPVPQRQRPYRKKGLSIHEGPRALARITAVGLGGKTTQPSYEQVPPRGYVTFTSSDDNPLASEGLCCRDVTSPINERDVESSSSSSREPAFCASLGPVWRSSSSEGLARAQGLSSEASLESNEDSDHAHKSSVRKQTKSYLKTKSRYSNSDSQWPPSTGTACTPASDPQTERPPYSGPQDLATLLEQIGCLKYLPVFEEQDVDLRIFLTLTESDLKEIGITLFGPKRKMTSAIARWHSSARPPSDSLELAYADRLEAEMQELAIQLHRRCEEAEALRGQVFQEQELRAVVESCLLEQDSAQKDMQTHLQEAWTLAQDAALVLDQLRAYQAELSARVRQDQSPSTTTLSPSLLPADLKGWPPSLQALSLSELSGALEDRVHELGRALCSVTQSLEKLQVLNGKKWREP
- the Anks3 gene encoding ankyrin repeat and SAM domain-containing protein 3 isoform X1 encodes the protein MSELSDEASEPELLNRSLSMWHGLGTQVSREELDVPLDLHTAASIGQYEVVKECVQRGELDLNKKNGGGWTPLMYASYIGHDTIVHLLLEAGVSVNVPTPEGQTPLMLASSCGNESIAYFLLQQGAELEMKDIHGWTALFHCTSAGHQQMVKFLLDSGANANVREPVYGFTPLMEAAASGHEIIVQYFLNHGVKVDTRDHSGATAQMLARQYGHMKIVALMDTHSPALPKGLYRSSEKYEDLSSSDESFPVPQRQRPYRKKGLSIHEGPRALARITAVGLGGKTTQPSYEQVPPRGYVTFTSSDDNPLASEGLCCRDVTSPINERDVESSSSSSREEPAFCASLGPVWRSSSSEGLARAQGLSSEASLESNEDSDHAHKSSVRKQTKSYLKTKSRYSNSDSQWPPSTGTACTPASDPQTERPPYSGPQDLATLLEQIGCLKYLPVFEEQDVDLRIFLTLTESDLKEIGITLFGPKRKMTSAIARWHSSARPPSDSLELAYADRLEAEMQELAIQLHRRCEEAEALRGQVFQEQELRAVVESCLLEQDSAQKDMQTHLQEAWTLAQDAALVLDQLRAYQAELSARVRQDQSPSTTTLSPSLLPADLKGWPPSLQALSLSELSGALEDRVHELGRALCSVTQSLEKLQVLNGKKWREP
- the Anks3 gene encoding ankyrin repeat and SAM domain-containing protein 3 isoform X3, whose translation is MSELSDEASEPELLNRSLSMWHGLGTQVSREELDVPLDLHTAASIGQYEVVKECVQRGELDLNKKNGGGWTPLMYASYIGHDTIVHLLLEAGQGAELEMKDIHGWTALFHCTSAGHQQMVKFLLDSGANANVREPVYGFTPLMEAAASGHEIIVQYFLNHGVKVDTRDHSGATAQMLARQYGHMKIVALMDTHSPALPKGLYRSSEKYEDLSSSDESFPVPQRQRPYRKKGLSIHEGPRALARITAVGLGGKTTQPSYEQVPPRGYVTFTSSDDNPLASEGLCCRDVTSPINERDVESSSSSSREEPAFCASLGPVWRSSSSEGLARAQGLSSEASLESNEDSDHAHKSSVRKQTKSYLKTKSRYSNSDSQWPPSTGTACTPASDPQTERPPYSGPQDLATLLEQIGCLKYLPVFEEQDVDLRIFLTLTESDLKEIGITLFGPKRKMTSAIARWHSSARPPSDSLELAYADRLEAEMQELAIQLHRRCEEAEALRGQVFQEQELRAVVESCLLEQDSAQKDMQTHLQEAWTLAQDAALVLDQLRAYQAELSARVRQDQSPSTTTLSPSLLPADLKGWPPSLQALSLSELSGALEDRVHELGRALCSVTQSLEKLQVLNGKKWREP
- the Anks3 gene encoding ankyrin repeat and SAM domain-containing protein 3 isoform X6, whose product is MSPSLFLSIHEGPRALARITAVGLGGKTTQPSYEQVPPRGYVTFTSSDDNPLASEGLCCRDVTSPINERDVESSSSSSREEPAFCASLGPVWRSSSSEGLARAQGLSSEASLESNEDSDHAHKSSVRKQTKSYLKTKSRYSNSDSQWPPSTGTACTPASDPQTERPPYSGPQDLATLLEQIGCLKYLPVFEEQDVDLRIFLTLTESDLKEIGITLFGPKRKMTSAIARWHSSARPPSDSLELAYADRLEAEMQELAIQLHRRCEEAEALRGQVFQEQELRAVVESCLLEQDSAQKDMQTHLQEAWTLAQDAALVLDQLRAYQAELSARVRQDQSPSTTTLSPSLLPADLKGWPPSLQALSLSELSGALEDRVHELGRALCSVTQSLEKLQVLNGKKWREP
- the Anks3 gene encoding ankyrin repeat and SAM domain-containing protein 3 isoform X4 produces the protein MKDIHGWTALFHCTSAGHQQMVKFLLDSGANANVREPVYGFTPLMEAAASGHEIIVQYFLNHGVKVDTRDHSGATAQMLARQYGHMKIVALMDTHSPALPKGLYRSSEKYEDLSSSDESFPVPQRQRPYRKKGLSIHEGPRALARITAVGLGGKTTQPSYEQVPPRGYVTFTSSDDNPLASEGLCCRDVTSPINERDVESSSSSSREEPAFCASLGPVWRSSSSEGLARAQGLSSEASLESNEDSDHAHKSSVRKQTKSYLKTKSRYSNSDSQWPPSTGTACTPASDPQTERPPYSGPQDLATLLEQIGCLKYLPVFEEQDVDLRIFLTLTESDLKEIGITLFGPKRKMTSAIARWHSSARPPSDSLELAYADRLEAEMQELAIQLHRRCEEAEALRGQVFQEQELRAVVESCLLEQDSAQKDMQTHLQEAWTLAQDAALVLDQLRAYQAELSARVRQDQSPSTTTLSPSLLPADLKGWPPSLQALSLSELSGALEDRVHELGRALCSVTQSLEKLQVLNGKKWREP
- the Anks3 gene encoding ankyrin repeat and SAM domain-containing protein 3 isoform X5 encodes the protein MSPSLFLSDRGPIGRRASAFTRGHVPWPGSQLLDLEARPRSPAMVPPRGYVTFTSSDDNPLASEGLCCRDVTSPINERDVESSSSSSREEPAFCASLGPVWRSSSSEGLARAQGLSSEASLESNEDSDHAHKSSVRKQTKSYLKTKSRYSNSDSQWPPSTGTACTPASDPQTERPPYSGPQDLATLLEQIGCLKYLPVFEEQDVDLRIFLTLTESDLKEIGITLFGPKRKMTSAIARWHSSARPPSDSLELAYADRLEAEMQELAIQLHRRCEEAEALRGQVFQEQELRAVVESCLLEQDSAQKDMQTHLQEAWTLAQDAALVLDQLRAYQAELSARVRQDQSPSTTTLSPSLLPADLKGWPPSLQALSLSELSGALEDRVHELGRALCSVTQSLEKLQVLNGKKWREP